The Triticum aestivum cultivar Chinese Spring chromosome 7B, IWGSC CS RefSeq v2.1, whole genome shotgun sequence genome window below encodes:
- the LOC123156396 gene encoding serine/threonine-protein kinase PBL36 isoform X3: MPPPSPLPRHRQERRGCGCWAVLTRGLRGSCFRPAAAAAAAPAGAAVKGGHVYDADHFQRKLGEENGVDASIEKKISPKLLEFTFQELKSATVNFRPDSILGEGGFGYVFKGWIEPNSTAPAKPGTGLTVAVKSLKENALQGHREWVAEVDFLGQLHHKHLVKLIGYCIEDDQRLLVYEFMARGSLENHLFRRTLPLPWPCRMKVVLGAAKGLAFLHVGPKPVIYRDFKTSNILIDADYNSKLSDFGLAKAGPQGDKTHVSTRVLGTYGYAAPEYVMTGHLTTKSDVYSFGVVLLEVLTGRRSVDKKRPPGEQNLVAWARPYLSDRRRLYQLVDPRLGLNYSVRGVQKVAQICHHCLNRDSKSRPMMDEVVKHLTPLQDLNDMAAASYRPRSSPRGKARR, translated from the exons atgcctcctccttcgccgctgCCTCGGCACCGGCAGGAGCGCCGCGGGTGCGGCTGCTGGGCCGTGCTGACGAGGGGCCTGCGGGGCTCCTGCTTCcgcccggcggcggcggccgccgccgccccggccggggCCGCGGTCAAAGGCGGCCATGTCTACGACGCAG ATCATTTTCAGAGGAAGCTTGGTGAAGAAAATGGTGTTGACGCATCAATTGAGAAGAAAATATCACCCAAGCTACTTGAATTCACTTTCCAAGAGCTTAAATCTGCCACTGTTAACTTTAGACCAGACAGTATTCTCGGAGAAGGTGGATTTGGGTATGTCTTCAAGGGGTGGATTGAGCCGAACAGCACAGCTCCTGCAAAGCCCGGCACTGGTCTGACTGTAGCTGTCAAAAGTCTGAAGGAAAATGCTCTTCAAGGTCATAGAGAATGGGTG GCGGAAGTTGACTTTCTGGGACAGCTGCATCACAAACATCTTGTTAAGCTGATTGGATACTGTATTGAGGATGACCAAAGACTGCTTGTATATGAATTCATGGCACGGGGAAGTCTAGAAAATCATCTTTTCAGAA GGACTCTTCCCCTACCTTGGCCGTGCAGGATGAAGGTTGTTCTTGGTGCTGCTAAAGGTCTAGCCTTCCTACATGTTGGTCCGAAACCAGTTATTTACAGGGATTTTAAGACATCAAATATTCTTATCGATGCG GATTACAATTCAAAACTATCAGATTTTGGATTAGCAAAAGCTGGTCCCCAAGGTGATAAAACCCATGTCTCTACTCGGGTTCTTGGCACCTATGGCTACGCTGCGCCTGAGTATGTAATGACAG GCCACTTGACAACCAAGAGCGACGTGTATAGCTTCGGAGTCGTGCTTCTCGAGGTGCTGACTGGCAGGAGATCAGTGGACAAGAAGCGACCTCCGGGGGAGCAGAACCTCGTTGCATGGGCGAGGCCGTATCTGAGCGACCGGCGAAGGCTCTATCAGCTCGTAGACCCTCGCCTGGGGCTGAACTATTCCGTCAGAGGGGTTCAGAAGGTTGCACAGATCTGCCACCACTGCCTCAACCGTGACAGCAAGTCGCGCCCGATGATGGATGAAGTCGTCAAGCATCTGACTCCGCTGCAGGACCTCAACGACATGGCCGCCGCATCGTATAGGCCCCGGTCGTCACCCCGCG GAAAGGCGCGGCGGTGA
- the LOC123156397 gene encoding 36.4 kDa proline-rich protein: MALHWHWDRALTGRPGAMASLARVCSLLLVGVAVVLLLPGTYGSYSNCPPGHGGGGGGDPGHHHPPHHGKPPKHHHGPPSGHKCPPCHPPPTPRPPPTPPYGPPTPLPPPYVPPYTPPTPPYGPPTPLPPPYVPPYTPPTPPYIPPSPPYVPPTPLPPPYVPPYVPPTPPYTPPYVPPTPPYTPSPPYVPPTPPYTPPYVPPPSPGPGRKTCPIDALKLNACVDVLSGLVHLVIGREARSKCCPLVQGVADLDAALCLCTTIRARVLNINIYLPVALRLLITCGKHPPNGFQCPTVLDA; encoded by the coding sequence ATGGCACTGCATTGGCATTGGGATCGCGCACTGACCGGACGCCCCGGCGCCATGGCCAGCCTTGCCAGAGTGTGTTCGCTACTGCTTGTTGGTGTCGCCGTCGTCCTGCTCCTGCCGGGCACGTACGGGTCGTACAGCAACTGCCCGCCGGGacatggcggtggcggtggtggtgatcCTGGACACCACCACCCGCCCCACCACGGCAAGCCGCCCAAGCACCACCACGGGCCACCGTCGGGCCACAAATGCCCACCGTGCcacccgccgccgacgccgcgcccACCGCCGACTCCGCCGTACGGGCCTCCTACTCCACTGCCACCGCCGTACGTGCCGCCCTACACCCCGCCGACTCCGCCGTACGGGCCTCCTACTCCACTGCCACCGCCGTACGTGCCGCCCTACACCCCGCCGACGCCACCGTACATTCCTCCAAGTCCGCCGTACGTGCCACCAACGCCACTGCCTCCGCCGTACGTGCCACCATACGTCCCGCCGACGCCGCCATACACTCCGCCCTACGTCCCGCCAACTCCACCATACACGCCGTCGCCACCCTACGTGCCGCCGACACCGCCATACACTCCGCCCTacgtgccgccgccgtcgccggggcCGGGGAGGAAGACGTGCCCGATCGACGCGCTGAAGCTGAACGCGTGCGTGGACGTGCTGAGCGGGCTGGTGCACCTGGTGATCGGGCGGGAGGCGCGGAGCAAGTGCTGCCCGCTGGTGCAGGGGGTGGCGGACCTGGACGCGGCGCTGTGCCTCTGCACCACCATCCGGGCGCGGGTCCTCAACATCAACATCTACCTCCCCGTGGCGCTCCGGCTGCTCATCACCTGCGGCAAGCACCCGCCCAACGGCTTCCAGTGCCCCACCGTGCTCGACGCCTAG
- the LOC123156396 gene encoding receptor-like cytoplasmic kinase 176 isoform X1 — protein sequence MPPPSPLPRHRQERRGCGCWAVLTRGLRGSCFRPAAAAAAAPAGAAVKGGHVYDAVSIGKFPVWGEMLNHFPHSMAAETRYLNSSNRDLADHFQRKLGEENGVDASIEKKISPKLLEFTFQELKSATVNFRPDSILGEGGFGYVFKGWIEPNSTAPAKPGTGLTVAVKSLKENALQGHREWVAEVDFLGQLHHKHLVKLIGYCIEDDQRLLVYEFMARGSLENHLFRRTLPLPWPCRMKVVLGAAKGLAFLHVGPKPVIYRDFKTSNILIDADYNSKLSDFGLAKAGPQGDKTHVSTRVLGTYGYAAPEYVMTGHLTTKSDVYSFGVVLLEVLTGRRSVDKKRPPGEQNLVAWARPYLSDRRRLYQLVDPRLGLNYSVRGVQKVAQICHHCLNRDSKSRPMMDEVVKHLTPLQDLNDMAAASYRPRSSPRGKARR from the exons atgcctcctccttcgccgctgCCTCGGCACCGGCAGGAGCGCCGCGGGTGCGGCTGCTGGGCCGTGCTGACGAGGGGCCTGCGGGGCTCCTGCTTCcgcccggcggcggcggccgccgccgccccggccggggCCGCGGTCAAAGGCGGCCATGTCTACGACGCAG TCTCCATTGGCAAATTTCCAGTTTGGGGTGAAATGCTCAACCATTTTCCCCACTCCATGGCAGCGGAGACAAGATACCTAAACTCTAGCAATCGAGATCTTGCAGATCATTTTCAGAGGAAGCTTGGTGAAGAAAATGGTGTTGACGCATCAATTGAGAAGAAAATATCACCCAAGCTACTTGAATTCACTTTCCAAGAGCTTAAATCTGCCACTGTTAACTTTAGACCAGACAGTATTCTCGGAGAAGGTGGATTTGGGTATGTCTTCAAGGGGTGGATTGAGCCGAACAGCACAGCTCCTGCAAAGCCCGGCACTGGTCTGACTGTAGCTGTCAAAAGTCTGAAGGAAAATGCTCTTCAAGGTCATAGAGAATGGGTG GCGGAAGTTGACTTTCTGGGACAGCTGCATCACAAACATCTTGTTAAGCTGATTGGATACTGTATTGAGGATGACCAAAGACTGCTTGTATATGAATTCATGGCACGGGGAAGTCTAGAAAATCATCTTTTCAGAA GGACTCTTCCCCTACCTTGGCCGTGCAGGATGAAGGTTGTTCTTGGTGCTGCTAAAGGTCTAGCCTTCCTACATGTTGGTCCGAAACCAGTTATTTACAGGGATTTTAAGACATCAAATATTCTTATCGATGCG GATTACAATTCAAAACTATCAGATTTTGGATTAGCAAAAGCTGGTCCCCAAGGTGATAAAACCCATGTCTCTACTCGGGTTCTTGGCACCTATGGCTACGCTGCGCCTGAGTATGTAATGACAG GCCACTTGACAACCAAGAGCGACGTGTATAGCTTCGGAGTCGTGCTTCTCGAGGTGCTGACTGGCAGGAGATCAGTGGACAAGAAGCGACCTCCGGGGGAGCAGAACCTCGTTGCATGGGCGAGGCCGTATCTGAGCGACCGGCGAAGGCTCTATCAGCTCGTAGACCCTCGCCTGGGGCTGAACTATTCCGTCAGAGGGGTTCAGAAGGTTGCACAGATCTGCCACCACTGCCTCAACCGTGACAGCAAGTCGCGCCCGATGATGGATGAAGTCGTCAAGCATCTGACTCCGCTGCAGGACCTCAACGACATGGCCGCCGCATCGTATAGGCCCCGGTCGTCACCCCGCG GAAAGGCGCGGCGGTGA
- the LOC123156396 gene encoding serine/threonine-protein kinase PBL36 isoform X2: MPPPSPLPRHRQERRGCGCWAVLTRGLRGSCFRPAAAAAAAPAGAAVKGGHVYDAAETRYLNSSNRDLADHFQRKLGEENGVDASIEKKISPKLLEFTFQELKSATVNFRPDSILGEGGFGYVFKGWIEPNSTAPAKPGTGLTVAVKSLKENALQGHREWVAEVDFLGQLHHKHLVKLIGYCIEDDQRLLVYEFMARGSLENHLFRRTLPLPWPCRMKVVLGAAKGLAFLHVGPKPVIYRDFKTSNILIDADYNSKLSDFGLAKAGPQGDKTHVSTRVLGTYGYAAPEYVMTGHLTTKSDVYSFGVVLLEVLTGRRSVDKKRPPGEQNLVAWARPYLSDRRRLYQLVDPRLGLNYSVRGVQKVAQICHHCLNRDSKSRPMMDEVVKHLTPLQDLNDMAAASYRPRSSPRGKARR, from the exons atgcctcctccttcgccgctgCCTCGGCACCGGCAGGAGCGCCGCGGGTGCGGCTGCTGGGCCGTGCTGACGAGGGGCCTGCGGGGCTCCTGCTTCcgcccggcggcggcggccgccgccgccccggccggggCCGCGGTCAAAGGCGGCCATGTCTACGACGCAG CGGAGACAAGATACCTAAACTCTAGCAATCGAGATCTTGCAGATCATTTTCAGAGGAAGCTTGGTGAAGAAAATGGTGTTGACGCATCAATTGAGAAGAAAATATCACCCAAGCTACTTGAATTCACTTTCCAAGAGCTTAAATCTGCCACTGTTAACTTTAGACCAGACAGTATTCTCGGAGAAGGTGGATTTGGGTATGTCTTCAAGGGGTGGATTGAGCCGAACAGCACAGCTCCTGCAAAGCCCGGCACTGGTCTGACTGTAGCTGTCAAAAGTCTGAAGGAAAATGCTCTTCAAGGTCATAGAGAATGGGTG GCGGAAGTTGACTTTCTGGGACAGCTGCATCACAAACATCTTGTTAAGCTGATTGGATACTGTATTGAGGATGACCAAAGACTGCTTGTATATGAATTCATGGCACGGGGAAGTCTAGAAAATCATCTTTTCAGAA GGACTCTTCCCCTACCTTGGCCGTGCAGGATGAAGGTTGTTCTTGGTGCTGCTAAAGGTCTAGCCTTCCTACATGTTGGTCCGAAACCAGTTATTTACAGGGATTTTAAGACATCAAATATTCTTATCGATGCG GATTACAATTCAAAACTATCAGATTTTGGATTAGCAAAAGCTGGTCCCCAAGGTGATAAAACCCATGTCTCTACTCGGGTTCTTGGCACCTATGGCTACGCTGCGCCTGAGTATGTAATGACAG GCCACTTGACAACCAAGAGCGACGTGTATAGCTTCGGAGTCGTGCTTCTCGAGGTGCTGACTGGCAGGAGATCAGTGGACAAGAAGCGACCTCCGGGGGAGCAGAACCTCGTTGCATGGGCGAGGCCGTATCTGAGCGACCGGCGAAGGCTCTATCAGCTCGTAGACCCTCGCCTGGGGCTGAACTATTCCGTCAGAGGGGTTCAGAAGGTTGCACAGATCTGCCACCACTGCCTCAACCGTGACAGCAAGTCGCGCCCGATGATGGATGAAGTCGTCAAGCATCTGACTCCGCTGCAGGACCTCAACGACATGGCCGCCGCATCGTATAGGCCCCGGTCGTCACCCCGCG GAAAGGCGCGGCGGTGA